Proteins encoded in a region of the Rutidosis leptorrhynchoides isolate AG116_Rl617_1_P2 chromosome 9, CSIRO_AGI_Rlap_v1, whole genome shotgun sequence genome:
- the LOC139868194 gene encoding uncharacterized protein yields the protein MCYNCVYIEFRLVFCVGGLKWRKAKEASFLSSSKGHIVCAANDSISEVKTNIVDKKVSDNLDGVEPFGGKSGSVSFIGLTHQMVEEGKLVSSPFKENRSLLWVVAPIALISSVIIPQFFGLLSIDLVQDVVLTEIVYTVSSEVMFYIGLATFLFVTDRVQRPYLQYSSKRWSLITGLRGYLTSAFFVMGFKVLAPMFAAFVTWPLLGVAGAVSVAPYLMGCLVQFIFEKVLEKRQSSCWPIVPIVFEVYRLYQLTKSMHFMEKLMFQMRGLPKSPELMEKSGALAAMIVTFEVLAVVCIWSFLTFIQRLFPSRPVAENY from the exons ATGTGCTATAACTGTGTTTATATTGAATTTCGTTTAGTCTTTTGTGTGGGTGGTTTAAAGTGGAGGAAGGCTAAAGAGGCTTCATTCTTGAGTTCAAGTAAAGGTCATATTGTGTGTGCTGCAAATGATTCTATATCTGAGGTGAAAACGAATATTGTAGATAAAAAAGTTAGTGATAATCTTGATGGGGTCGAACCATTTGGAGGCAAATCAGGATCCGTTTCGTTTATTGGATTGACCCACCAAATGGTTGAAGAAGGGAAATTGGTGTCATCACCATTCAAAGAAAATCGGTCTTTGTTGTGGGTTGTTGCCCCCATCGCTTTGATTTCATCAGTTATAATCCCACAGTTTTTCGGCCTTTTGAGCATTGACCTTGTTCAGGATGTTGTTCTTACAG AGATTGTGTATACGGTATCTTCTGAAGTTATGTTTTACATAGGCCTAGCAACGTTTCTATTTGTGACTGACCGAGTGCAAAGACCGTACTTACAATATAGTTCAAAAAGATGGAGTTTGATAACGGGTCTACGAGGATACTTGACATCAGCATTTTTTGTAATGGGGTTTAAAGTTTTAGCACCGATGTTCGCTGCATTTGTCACTTGGCCGTTACTGGGTGTAGCAGGCGCGGTTTCTGTTGCTCCTTATTTAATGGGTTGTTTAGTTCAGTTTATATTCGAGAAAGTCCTTGAAAAACGCCAGTCGTCTTGTTGGCCTATCGTCCCTATTGTTTTTGAG GTTTATAGGTTGTATCAGTTGACCAAATCTATGCACTTTATGGAGAAGTTAATGTTTCAAATGCGGGGTCTACCGAAGTCGCCTGAATTGATGGAGAAGAGCGGTGCGTTGGCTGCAATGATTGTGACTTTTGAAGTTCTTGCAGTTGTTTGCATTTGGTCATTTTTGACATTTATACAAAGGCTATTTCCTTCTAGACCTGTTGCTGAGAATTATTGA